Proteins encoded by one window of Blautia argi:
- a CDS encoding DMT family transporter, with the protein MSAKHSKNFILLFITAIIWGVAFVAQSAGMDYVGPYTFNAVRCLLGGIVLIPCVIFLNRSGKKNVEKSGGTEEKKVLDRPGDLLIGGLLCGFMMFVSTTLQQVGIAYTTVAKAGFITALYIIIVPILGIFLKRKAGMKIWISVAIALIGLYLLCMKGSFSLSKGDFLILTCSICFAIHIMVVDHFTEKVSGTKLSCIQFLFAGVLSSVLMFAFEEPHWADIFAAWLPICYAGILSCGVAYTFQIIGQRGTDPTIASLILSLESVVSVLAGWIILGQTLTGREILGCVLMFGAIILAQINPKKKSQ; encoded by the coding sequence ATGTCAGCAAAACATTCAAAAAACTTTATTCTGCTTTTTATTACAGCAATTATCTGGGGCGTTGCCTTTGTGGCGCAAAGCGCGGGAATGGACTATGTAGGCCCCTATACTTTTAACGCGGTTCGTTGCCTTTTAGGTGGAATTGTCCTGATTCCCTGCGTGATTTTTCTGAATCGTTCCGGAAAAAAGAATGTGGAAAAATCCGGTGGTACGGAAGAAAAAAAGGTTCTGGACAGACCCGGGGACTTACTTATCGGCGGACTTTTATGCGGATTTATGATGTTTGTTTCCACCACTCTGCAGCAAGTGGGAATCGCCTATACGACTGTGGCAAAGGCAGGTTTTATTACAGCTCTTTATATTATTATTGTGCCGATTCTGGGAATCTTCCTCAAAAGAAAGGCAGGTATGAAAATCTGGATCAGCGTTGCCATTGCTCTGATAGGACTGTATTTGCTCTGTATGAAGGGCAGCTTTTCTTTAAGCAAAGGGGACTTTCTGATTCTTACCTGTTCCATTTGCTTTGCGATTCATATTATGGTGGTGGACCATTTTACGGAAAAAGTCAGCGGTACAAAGCTGTCCTGTATTCAGTTCCTCTTTGCAGGAGTTCTGTCCAGTGTCCTGATGTTTGCTTTTGAAGAACCGCATTGGGCAGATATTTTTGCAGCCTGGCTGCCCATCTGCTATGCCGGGATTTTATCCTGCGGGGTAGCATACACCTTTCAGATTATCGGACAGCGCGGCACAGACCCTACCATAGCCTCTCTGATACTCAGTCTGGAATCTGTGGTTTCTGTTCTGGCGGGCTGGATTATCCTTGGTCAGACTCTGACCGGACGGGAAATACTGGGCTGTGTCCTGATGTTTGGAGCGATTATTCTGGCACAGATAAATCCCAAAAAGAAGAGCCAATAA
- a CDS encoding bacteriohemerythrin: protein MRAEFDETLVTGNEMIDSQHKELIDRINQLLESCEDGQGKIKAVKMLDYLLDYTEFHFSAEEKLQEEIEYPGIKEHKEKHAEFKQAVKELQEMLEEEEGPTEAFVAQVQKNVVDWLFDHIKGFDRSVAEYKFMASNAERL, encoded by the coding sequence ATGAGAGCAGAATTTGATGAAACATTAGTAACAGGAAATGAAATGATAGATTCCCAGCATAAGGAACTGATTGACAGAATTAATCAGCTTCTGGAAAGCTGTGAAGACGGACAGGGAAAAATCAAAGCTGTAAAAATGCTGGATTACCTGTTGGATTATACAGAATTCCACTTTAGCGCAGAGGAAAAGCTGCAGGAAGAAATCGAATATCCTGGAATCAAAGAACATAAGGAAAAACATGCAGAATTTAAACAGGCTGTAAAAGAATTGCAGGAAATGCTGGAAGAGGAAGAAGGTCCCACAGAAGCGTTCGTAGCACAGGTTCAGAAAAATGTTGTGGACTGGCTCTTTGATCACATCAAAGGCTTTGACCGTTCCGTAGCAGAATATAAATTCATGGCATCTAATGCAGAAAGATTATAA
- a CDS encoding HAD family hydrolase produces MIQAVIFDMDGVLFDTERIMKEGWQKAGEKLDFTLTEEQLGQMRGGSREQNAALFEKWFAGRIDYHYARTIRSQYLAEYIEHYSLPQKKGLQEIVSYLTEEKIPWAVATSTPRKRAAHYWDMAGISKAISASVCGDEVKKSKPDPEIFLKAAQKLRIKPENCLIVEDSRNGLKAGRASGACTCMVPDLTPFAPDLEPFCDYVCKDLIQLKELLSSLK; encoded by the coding sequence ATGATACAGGCTGTTATTTTTGACATGGACGGAGTTTTATTTGATACAGAACGAATTATGAAAGAGGGCTGGCAAAAGGCAGGGGAAAAATTGGATTTTACGCTGACAGAAGAGCAGCTTGGACAGATGAGAGGCGGCTCCAGAGAACAGAATGCAGCTTTGTTTGAAAAATGGTTTGCGGGAAGGATTGATTATCACTATGCCAGAACCATTCGTTCGCAATACCTGGCAGAATATATTGAGCACTATTCTCTGCCTCAGAAAAAGGGACTGCAGGAAATCGTATCCTATCTCACAGAGGAGAAAATTCCCTGGGCAGTGGCAACCTCTACCCCAAGGAAGCGCGCTGCTCACTACTGGGATATGGCGGGCATTTCAAAGGCTATTTCTGCCTCCGTATGCGGAGATGAGGTAAAAAAAAGTAAGCCTGACCCGGAAATCTTTTTGAAGGCTGCTCAAAAACTGAGGATAAAGCCGGAGAACTGCCTGATTGTGGAGGATAGCAGAAACGGCTTGAAGGCAGGACGTGCTTCAGGCGCCTGTACCTGCATGGTGCCGGATTTAACCCCGTTTGCACCTGATTTAGAGCCTTTTTGCGACTATGTATGCAAAGACCTGATACAACTTAAAGAGCTGCTCTCTTCTCTGAAATAG
- the fliB gene encoding flagellin lysine-N-methylase codes for MYYRKPHYYDRFVCTADKCPDTCCAGWQIFIDEDTLKSYSQVPGTFGIRLLNSIDWSQGAFEQYKKRCSFLNEKNLCDIYKELGASALCETCRQYPRHTEEFENLREFSLSLSCPVAAEMILGCKEKVMFLEEEDSQKEREEDYEDFDFLLFGKLEEVRTCLFQLIQDRTLPMRERMFLCLQTAFGFQKALEEGRLFEKDFAVEPEKKETFKKKRSTEHNAELRFESMNLMLKDLQKLEVLREEWSENLTRLKQNIYTKGSDFYQKNRMDFLKKEGETENWEIYKEQLLLFFVYTYFCGAVYDDMVYTKVVLAVFSVLWIEELCFAKWLENQGHLSFAEIVKTAWQYAREIEHSDENLNLLEDIFDEQEEYFPEKLKSIL; via the coding sequence ATGTACTACAGAAAACCTCATTATTATGACCGCTTCGTCTGTACTGCAGATAAATGTCCGGATACCTGTTGTGCCGGCTGGCAGATTTTTATAGACGAGGATACTTTAAAAAGCTACAGTCAGGTTCCGGGAACCTTTGGAATCCGCCTTTTAAATTCCATAGACTGGTCCCAGGGAGCATTTGAACAATATAAAAAACGCTGCAGCTTTCTGAACGAAAAAAATCTCTGTGATATTTATAAAGAACTGGGGGCTTCTGCTCTTTGTGAAACCTGCAGACAATATCCCCGACATACGGAAGAGTTTGAAAATCTCCGTGAGTTTTCCCTTTCTCTTTCCTGTCCTGTGGCAGCGGAAATGATTCTTGGCTGCAAAGAAAAGGTTATGTTTTTGGAGGAAGAGGACAGCCAAAAAGAGCGTGAGGAAGACTATGAAGATTTTGATTTCCTGCTTTTCGGAAAGCTGGAGGAGGTACGAACCTGCCTTTTTCAGCTCATACAAGACAGAACGTTGCCCATGAGAGAACGAATGTTTTTATGTTTACAGACCGCCTTTGGCTTTCAGAAAGCACTGGAAGAGGGAAGGCTTTTTGAAAAGGATTTTGCGGTTGAACCAGAGAAAAAAGAAACGTTCAAAAAGAAAAGAAGTACGGAACATAATGCCGAACTTCGTTTTGAATCCATGAACCTTATGCTGAAAGATTTACAAAAGTTAGAAGTTTTACGAGAAGAATGGAGCGAAAATCTGACTAGATTGAAGCAGAATATCTATACAAAAGGAAGTGATTTTTATCAGAAAAACCGCATGGATTTTTTAAAAAAAGAAGGAGAAACGGAAAACTGGGAAATTTATAAGGAACAACTTCTTCTCTTTTTTGTTTATACATATTTTTGCGGTGCTGTCTATGATGATATGGTATATACGAAAGTGGTTCTGGCTGTTTTTTCTGTACTCTGGATAGAAGAACTGTGCTTTGCAAAATGGTTGGAAAACCAGGGACATCTGTCTTTTGCAGAGATTGTAAAGACAGCCTGGCAATATGCCAGAGAAATCGAACATTCTGATGAAAATTTGAACTTGTTGGAAGATATTTTTGATGAACAGGAAGAATATTTTCCTGAAAAACTGAAGTCTATTTTATAA
- a CDS encoding cysteine-rich small domain-containing protein: MSEEKKQEKPYWEDKEYSFFSHKNCEYFPCHETKDTDNFNCLFCYCPLYALGSKCGGNFKYTDNGIKDCSACLLPHKKKNYGYIMSKYNEIMELAKKNR; encoded by the coding sequence ATGAGTGAAGAAAAAAAACAGGAAAAACCATATTGGGAGGACAAGGAATACTCCTTCTTTTCACATAAAAACTGCGAGTATTTTCCCTGCCATGAAACAAAAGATACGGACAATTTTAACTGTCTGTTCTGCTACTGTCCCCTGTACGCCCTGGGCAGCAAATGCGGTGGTAATTTCAAATATACTGACAATGGGATTAAGGACTGCAGCGCATGTCTTTTGCCTCATAAGAAGAAAAACTATGGGTACATTATGAGCAAATATAATGAAATTATGGAACTGGCAAAAAAGAACCGGTAA
- a CDS encoding DUF1284 domain-containing protein, giving the protein MKNQKDILKLRAHHGMCLAFFEGKGYSDTFTLHMGSILEKMRGNPVLQIVTNGDMICKKCPNSKENTCITQEKVKIYDQKVLAACELSKGVTLSWEEFSFLVEERILKKGKRREICSNCQWHEICQRKELERYGNSQKRNAAGD; this is encoded by the coding sequence ATGAAAAACCAAAAAGACATTTTAAAACTGCGGGCACATCATGGTATGTGCCTTGCTTTTTTTGAGGGAAAAGGCTACAGCGATACTTTTACTTTACATATGGGAAGCATTCTGGAAAAAATGAGGGGAAATCCAGTCTTGCAAATTGTGACAAATGGGGATATGATATGTAAAAAATGCCCTAATTCAAAAGAAAATACATGTATCACCCAGGAAAAGGTGAAAATCTATGACCAGAAGGTATTGGCTGCCTGCGAGCTTTCTAAGGGAGTAACGCTTTCCTGGGAAGAATTTTCTTTTTTGGTAGAGGAGCGTATTTTGAAAAAAGGAAAACGCAGAGAAATCTGTTCCAACTGCCAGTGGCATGAAATCTGCCAGAGAAAGGAACTGGAACGATATGGAAACAGCCAAAAACGCAATGCAGCCGGAGATTAG
- the thiE gene encoding thiamine phosphate synthase: protein MKDRKEQLSKQMQLYAVTDRTWVGEKTFLEQIEESLEGGITFLQLREKHLSEAAFSEEAKNVQKLAAKYKVPFIINDNVEIAGKIQADGVHLGQQDMDPLKARKLLGEDKIIGVSCRTVEAAKKAEDWGADYLGVGAVFSTSTKNDAIVITRETLMEICQAVSIPVVAIGGIRESNLISLKGTGISGIAVVSAIYGQKDIKQACKRLRACAEQITQGGKS from the coding sequence ATGAAAGACAGGAAGGAACAATTGAGCAAACAGATGCAGCTTTACGCAGTTACAGACCGCACATGGGTGGGAGAAAAAACCTTTTTGGAACAAATAGAGGAATCATTGGAAGGAGGCATCACGTTTTTGCAGCTAAGGGAAAAGCATTTGTCAGAAGCAGCATTTTCAGAGGAAGCAAAGAATGTTCAAAAGCTGGCTGCAAAATATAAAGTGCCCTTTATCATCAATGACAACGTGGAAATTGCCGGGAAAATACAGGCAGACGGCGTTCATCTGGGGCAGCAGGATATGGATCCTTTAAAAGCTAGAAAACTTTTGGGCGAGGATAAAATTATCGGAGTTTCCTGTAGAACAGTGGAAGCCGCCAAAAAGGCAGAGGATTGGGGCGCAGATTATCTGGGAGTGGGAGCTGTATTTTCTACTTCTACCAAAAATGATGCAATCGTTATTACAAGAGAAACCCTGATGGAAATCTGTCAGGCAGTTTCCATTCCTGTGGTAGCCATTGGCGGAATCAGGGAATCAAATCTTATATCATTAAAAGGAACCGGTATTTCCGGTATTGCTGTAGTTTCTGCCATCTATGGTCAAAAGGATATAAAACAGGCCTGCAAACGACTGCGGGCCTGTGCAGAGCAAATCACGCAGGGAGGAAAATCATGA
- a CDS encoding biotin transporter BioY gives MTTAVQEHSKTYDLVYVSIFAVLIAVCSWISIPAAVPFTLQTMGVFTAVGILGGRRGTMAVLVYIFLGLLGIPVFAGFTGGIGVLAGTTGGYIVGFLASALLMWGMEKLLGRSRKILFFSMILGLLACYTVGTLWFLAVYTAQTGPVGIGAVLGWCVIPFVIPDVLKIILSMVLTKRLAGVIKK, from the coding sequence AACAGCAGTACAAGAACACAGCAAAACTTATGATTTGGTATATGTGAGTATTTTCGCAGTATTAATTGCCGTCTGCTCCTGGATTTCCATTCCGGCAGCGGTTCCCTTTACCCTGCAGACCATGGGAGTCTTTACCGCAGTAGGGATTCTGGGAGGAAGACGGGGAACCATGGCTGTTTTGGTTTACATATTTCTGGGACTTCTGGGAATTCCTGTATTTGCAGGCTTCACAGGCGGAATCGGAGTTCTCGCCGGAACAACAGGCGGATATATTGTAGGCTTTCTTGCCTCCGCACTTTTGATGTGGGGAATGGAAAAGCTGCTTGGAAGAAGCAGAAAAATTCTTTTTTTCTCCATGATTTTAGGACTCCTTGCCTGCTATACAGTTGGTACCCTCTGGTTTCTGGCTGTATATACCGCACAGACCGGTCCTGTGGGAATCGGTGCTGTATTGGGCTGGTGTGTCATTCCCTTTGTGATTCCGGACGTCCTCAAAATCATTCTGTCCATGGTTTTAACAAAACGGTTAGCAGGAGTTATAAAAAAATGA
- a CDS encoding HAD hydrolase-like protein: MKYKALLFDLDGTLTASGEGITKSVQYALKKMRKGKLASNLKELEVFVGPPLLNQFMIFAGFSEEEAALAVKYYRERYTVTGIFENKPYEGITSLLRQLKEKGYLLAVASSKPDSMVKVVLEHFHLQNYFHVVKGSDINRPTMTKAQVIEEVLEELALSDRTEAVMIGDRFYDVRGAREAGLSCIGVAYGYGSREELEQEGAVAVAETVAELGSLFGVSEKKEQDFQIYDIGKELFSSPVYPGDPKPEKSPFLAIEKGDICNLTIIKMGSHNGTHLDAPKHFCQGKGGVDTIPLEKCVGYCKVVEISGVITGKDMERFLADGTKKLLLKGEILLTPEAARVIADAKIDLIGVESQTVGEGHTQPVIHEILLSVEVVILEGLVLKQVKPGQYFLAAQPLKWEGLDGSPVRPVLISAD, encoded by the coding sequence ATGAAGTATAAGGCATTATTATTTGATTTGGACGGTACACTGACCGCATCAGGCGAGGGAATTACCAAATCGGTTCAGTATGCGCTGAAAAAAATGAGAAAGGGCAAGCTAGCCTCAAACCTGAAGGAATTAGAAGTATTTGTAGGCCCTCCTCTATTGAATCAGTTTATGATTTTTGCAGGATTTTCCGAAGAAGAAGCCGCTTTGGCTGTAAAGTACTATCGGGAACGTTATACCGTTACCGGAATTTTTGAAAATAAACCTTATGAAGGTATTACAAGTCTTCTCAGACAGCTAAAAGAGAAAGGCTATTTATTGGCAGTGGCCTCCTCCAAGCCGGATTCCATGGTAAAGGTGGTCCTAGAGCATTTTCATCTTCAGAACTACTTTCATGTTGTAAAAGGCAGCGATATCAACCGCCCTACCATGACAAAAGCACAGGTAATTGAAGAAGTGTTAGAAGAATTGGCGCTTTCAGACAGAACAGAAGCCGTGATGATTGGAGATAGATTTTATGATGTCAGAGGCGCAAGAGAAGCAGGACTTTCCTGTATTGGTGTTGCTTACGGATACGGCAGCAGGGAAGAGTTGGAGCAAGAGGGTGCTGTGGCAGTGGCAGAAACTGTAGCAGAATTAGGAAGCCTTTTCGGTGTTTCAGAAAAAAAGGAACAGGATTTTCAGATTTATGATATCGGGAAAGAATTGTTTTCTTCTCCTGTATATCCGGGAGATCCAAAGCCTGAAAAATCCCCTTTTCTGGCAATAGAAAAAGGGGATATCTGCAATCTTACCATTATCAAAATGGGAAGCCATAATGGAACACATCTGGACGCACCTAAACACTTTTGTCAGGGAAAAGGCGGCGTGGATACCATTCCTCTTGAAAAATGTGTAGGGTATTGCAAAGTAGTTGAGATTTCCGGTGTAATTACCGGAAAAGACATGGAAAGATTTTTGGCAGACGGAACAAAAAAATTGCTTTTAAAAGGGGAGATTCTCCTGACACCGGAGGCTGCCAGGGTTATAGCAGATGCGAAAATTGACTTAATCGGTGTAGAAAGCCAGACTGTGGGGGAGGGCCATACGCAGCCTGTGATACATGAGATTTTACTTTCTGTGGAAGTAGTAATACTGGAAGGACTGGTGTTAAAACAGGTGAAACCAGGACAGTATTTTCTTGCAGCGCAGCCCTTGAAATGGGAAGGACTGGACGGTTCTCCGGTAAGACCGGTGCTGATATCCGCAGATTAA
- the yaaA gene encoding peroxide stress protein YaaA yields MKIIISPAKKMHIREDEAVSLTQPIYLQRAEEIWNTLKKMDFQELKSLWKCNEKIAGQNWVRLQEQDFHQNFTPAILAYEGIQYQYMAPVVFSEKQWKYGKKNLRILSGLYGILKPTDGVVCYRLEMQAKLKMKMDSEENRDLYAFWKDLIYKELVKEDAVILNLASKEYSKIVEPYLTEKNSFITCVFGELKENKVLVKGTQAKMARGEMVRWLAENQIEKIEEVREFQGLGYQYSTLYSTTDKLVFLKEKEVLEHEF; encoded by the coding sequence ATGAAAATTATTATTTCTCCGGCAAAGAAGATGCATATCCGGGAAGATGAGGCTGTGAGCCTTACACAGCCGATTTATTTGCAGAGAGCAGAAGAGATATGGAATACCTTGAAGAAAATGGATTTTCAGGAACTAAAATCTTTGTGGAAATGCAATGAAAAAATTGCCGGACAAAACTGGGTTCGGTTACAGGAACAGGATTTTCATCAAAATTTTACCCCTGCCATATTGGCGTACGAAGGAATTCAATATCAGTATATGGCTCCTGTGGTTTTTTCAGAAAAGCAGTGGAAGTACGGAAAGAAAAATTTACGGATTTTATCCGGACTTTACGGGATTTTAAAACCCACAGACGGAGTAGTTTGCTATCGTCTGGAAATGCAGGCCAAGTTAAAAATGAAAATGGATTCTGAAGAAAACCGGGATTTATATGCTTTCTGGAAAGACCTTATTTATAAGGAATTAGTAAAGGAAGATGCTGTTATTTTAAACTTGGCATCAAAGGAATACAGCAAAATAGTAGAACCTTATCTGACAGAAAAGAATTCTTTTATCACCTGTGTTTTTGGAGAATTAAAAGAAAATAAAGTTTTGGTAAAGGGAACACAGGCAAAAATGGCAAGAGGCGAGATGGTACGCTGGCTAGCGGAAAATCAGATAGAAAAAATAGAGGAAGTAAGAGAATTTCAAGGACTTGGATATCAGTATTCTACCCTCTATTCCACGACAGATAAGCTGGTATTTTTAAAAGAAAAGGAGGTATTAGAACATGAATTTTGA
- a CDS encoding arsenate reductase family protein, translating to MLLFVEYPKCTTCQKAKKWLTEKNLEFAVRHIVEDRPAKEELKEWYEKSGLPLKRFFNTSGNKYKELHLKDKLPSMTEEEQLELLATDGMLVKRPVLVSDDFVLTGFREQEWTEKLHL from the coding sequence ATGTTATTATTTGTAGAATATCCGAAATGCACCACTTGTCAGAAAGCAAAAAAGTGGCTGACAGAGAAGAACCTGGAGTTTGCAGTGCGTCACATTGTAGAAGACAGACCTGCAAAGGAAGAATTAAAGGAATGGTATGAAAAAAGCGGGCTTCCTTTAAAAAGATTTTTCAACACCAGTGGAAACAAATACAAAGAGCTTCATTTAAAAGATAAGCTTCCTTCCATGACAGAGGAGGAACAGTTGGAACTGCTTGCCACAGACGGTATGCTGGTGAAACGTCCTGTTTTAGTAAGCGATGATTTTGTACTTACCGGGTTTAGGGAACAGGAATGGACAGAAAAACTACATTTATAA
- the thiD gene encoding bifunctional hydroxymethylpyrimidine kinase/phosphomethylpyrimidine kinase, with protein MKKVLSIAGSDCSGGAGIQADIKTITMHGLYAMTAITALTAQNTTGVYNVQVVSPEFVAQQLDCIFQDIRPDAIKIGMVSDSNIIEIIAQKLKTYKAENIVIDPVMVASSGGSLLSLEAKNALKTGLFPLADILTPNIPEAEFLSETKIRTHQDMERTAALLGEQIKGAVLLKGGHLLQEADDLLYRNKDYFWYPGEKIQNENTHGTGCTLSSAIACNLAIGYDISESVKRAKEYVTGAIKAQLNLGTGSGPLNHMYLTQKNR; from the coding sequence ATGAAAAAGGTATTGAGTATCGCAGGGTCTGACTGCAGCGGTGGTGCGGGAATCCAAGCGGATATTAAAACCATTACCATGCATGGTCTGTATGCCATGACTGCCATTACGGCTTTGACTGCTCAAAATACAACAGGTGTTTACAACGTACAAGTAGTGTCACCGGAATTTGTAGCACAGCAACTGGACTGTATTTTTCAGGATATTCGTCCTGATGCAATAAAAATAGGCATGGTTTCAGACAGTAACATTATCGAAATCATTGCCCAAAAACTGAAAACATACAAGGCAGAAAACATTGTTATAGACCCTGTTATGGTGGCGAGCAGCGGAGGCAGCCTTTTGTCTTTGGAGGCGAAAAATGCCTTAAAAACAGGGCTTTTTCCTCTGGCTGATATCCTGACCCCCAATATACCGGAAGCCGAGTTTTTATCAGAAACAAAAATTCGAACCCATCAGGATATGGAACGGACTGCCGCGCTGCTTGGTGAGCAAATAAAAGGGGCAGTCCTTTTGAAGGGTGGCCATCTGCTGCAGGAGGCTGACGATTTGCTGTATAGGAACAAAGATTATTTCTGGTATCCTGGAGAAAAAATTCAAAATGAGAACACGCATGGTACAGGTTGTACTCTTTCCTCTGCCATAGCCTGTAATCTGGCAATAGGATATGACATATCGGAAAGTGTGAAGAGAGCTAAGGAATATGTAACAGGCGCCATAAAGGCACAATTGAATCTCGGAACAGGCAGTGGACCTCTGAACCATATGTATCTTACTCAAAAGAACAGGTGA
- a CDS encoding NADH-quinone oxidoreductase subunit NuoE family protein: MNFEQEIREIIEYYAAQRNPKEQENIIAMLREIQETEGCIPLAAQELAAEKLGVKRSVFTCIMKRLPDLKEEIYSHQLVLCTGERCQNKKSMEILKAVKEELKIDKDGFSPDRKIYLKTQNCMKQCRTSPNMKADGELYAAVTKEQVLALLKKWK, translated from the coding sequence ATGAATTTTGAACAGGAAATAAGGGAAATCATAGAGTATTATGCGGCGCAAAGGAATCCTAAGGAGCAGGAAAATATAATTGCCATGCTCCGTGAAATTCAGGAAACAGAAGGTTGTATTCCGCTTGCTGCACAGGAACTGGCAGCTGAAAAGCTGGGAGTAAAAAGATCGGTTTTCACCTGCATTATGAAGCGTCTTCCTGATTTGAAAGAAGAAATTTACAGCCATCAGCTGGTGCTTTGTACAGGAGAACGCTGTCAAAATAAAAAGAGTATGGAAATTCTAAAAGCAGTCAAAGAAGAACTGAAAATAGACAAAGATGGATTTTCTCCGGACAGAAAAATCTATCTGAAGACGCAGAACTGTATGAAGCAATGCAGGACCTCTCCAAACATGAAAGCAGACGGAGAATTGTATGCTGCTGTGACAAAAGAGCAGGTCTTGGCGCTTTTGAAAAAATGGAAATAA
- a CDS encoding ABC transporter ATP-binding protein, producing the protein MIEVKNLTKYYNFAERPAVKNVNFLAREGEVTVLLGPNGAGKSTTIKSIVNLLNYQGEVNICGYPNHSLEAKRSFGYVPEVPILYDLLTVEESINFIGKAYRLQNYRETAEAYLELFELTAQKDKLSKELSKGMRQKLSMLLALLIQPKALLVDEPMVGLDPASIEAVLQLFIRLKEQGTSVLISTHIIDVVNDIWDCAYIMKQGEIVREIHRGEEGSETLKQIFFETTAEGKA; encoded by the coding sequence ATGATTGAAGTGAAAAATCTGACAAAATATTATAATTTTGCCGAAAGGCCTGCAGTGAAAAATGTAAATTTTCTGGCAAGAGAGGGAGAGGTTACGGTTCTTCTTGGACCAAACGGAGCCGGAAAATCCACTACCATCAAAAGTATTGTCAATCTTTTAAATTATCAGGGGGAAGTCAACATCTGCGGTTATCCGAATCACAGTCTGGAGGCAAAAAGAAGTTTTGGCTATGTGCCGGAGGTACCGATTCTCTATGACCTGCTTACTGTGGAAGAAAGCATCAATTTCATTGGTAAGGCATACCGTCTGCAAAATTACCGGGAAACCGCAGAAGCATATTTGGAACTTTTTGAACTAACGGCACAGAAGGATAAGCTGTCAAAGGAATTGAGCAAAGGTATGCGGCAGAAACTGAGCATGCTTCTGGCTCTTCTCATACAGCCCAAAGCCCTTCTGGTTGACGAGCCTATGGTAGGTCTGGATCCTGCGAGCATTGAGGCAGTCCTGCAGCTTTTTATTCGTTTGAAAGAGCAGGGAACCTCCGTATTAATCAGCACTCATATCATTGATGTGGTCAATGACATCTGGGATTGTGCCTACATTATGAAACAGGGAGAAATTGTACGTGAAATCCACAGAGGAGAAGAGGGCAGTGAAACTTTGAAACAGATATTCTTTGAAACAACTGCGGAGGGGAAAGCATGA
- a CDS encoding GNAT family N-acetyltransferase, whose amino-acid sequence METAKNAMQPEIRAAIREDFADIARLMQQVHDLHSHGRPDIYKEATDFYTLQQFTEDMEDPELLFLVAVWEGKPVGMCQVKYHTLKDSGITKERTRAYVEALCVQENCQNHGIGKQLLQKAEEEGKRRKSSSLELTAWEFNEEVLEFYKNYGMKIQRVVLEKEI is encoded by the coding sequence ATGGAAACAGCCAAAAACGCAATGCAGCCGGAGATTAGGGCTGCAATCAGAGAGGATTTCGCAGATATTGCCCGTCTTATGCAGCAGGTACACGACCTGCACAGCCACGGAAGACCGGATATTTATAAAGAGGCGACCGATTTTTACACACTCCAACAATTTACAGAAGATATGGAGGATCCGGAACTTTTATTTCTGGTGGCAGTTTGGGAAGGCAAGCCTGTGGGCATGTGCCAGGTAAAATATCACACCTTAAAAGACAGCGGCATTACCAAAGAAAGAACGCGAGCCTATGTAGAAGCTTTATGCGTACAGGAGAACTGCCAGAATCACGGTATCGGAAAACAGCTTCTCCAAAAAGCCGAAGAAGAAGGAAAACGGCGAAAGAGTTCTTCCCTGGAACTGACTGCATGGGAGTTTAATGAGGAGGTATTGGAGTTTTATAAGAATTATGGTATGAAAATCCAAAGAGTTGTTTTGGAAAAGGAAATTTAG